The Hippopotamus amphibius kiboko isolate mHipAmp2 chromosome 13, mHipAmp2.hap2, whole genome shotgun sequence sequence CTTACCCTTCAGTTTCGAGGGGACACCTGAGCTTACGGCTTCCTACGCCCTGGGGAGCTCCGAGCCTGGGCACTCTGCTTTGGGTTATGGGAGTAGCCAGAAGTGGCTCCCCCATTCTCTGCTTGCAGACTACAGGTGCCCAGGTGCAAGTGGCAGGGGACCTGCTCCCCAACTCCACAGAGCGTGCTGTCACTGTGTCTGGGGTGCCTGATGCCATCATCCTGTGTGTGCGCCAGATCTGTGCTGTCATCCTGGAGGTGCtgccctggggcagggagagagggcaggggatGGGCCCTGGGCCTGCCTTGTCAGGCCCTCAAATCCTACGCATGTGACACCAGGTGGGGGTAGGGCGGGGCTGCAGGGACCGATGTGAGATGTTCCAGGACATCGGGCTGCGTTTACCTGGGGGTTATGGGGAGGGCCTTGAGAACACAGGGCCTTTGGGGAGGTCAGGGGGGCCTGAGAAGGTCCTGATAGAGCCTCCCCATTTGTGCCTTCCAGTCCCCACCCAAAGGAGCCACTATCCCATATCATCCAAGCCTCTCCTTAGGTACTGTCCTTCTCTCCACCAACCAGGTGAGAGGGAACAGCAGGAGGGGTGGGATATGTTattggagaagggggaggggatggaagaaggcaTGGAGAGTccggggagaggtggggaggggtgactCTGGCCAAACGGCCCTGCTTTATCACAGCAACTCCCTTTTACTCACTTTGTCCTCACAGGGCTTCTCCGTCCAGGGCCAGTATGGGGCTGTGACCCCAGCTGAGGTGAGTGACCACAGCCCATGCATCCCTTCCCAAACTGAGCTGCCTCTGACTCCTGACCCCTCTTCTTGGCACAGGTCACCAAGCTCCAGCAGCTCTCGGGCCACGCAGTCCCCTTCGCCTCACCCAGCATGGTGCCAGGTGAGCAGTCCCTGCAGAAGGAAGCAGGCGCAGATCCCAGGGGGCCAGACAGCCCCTCTGGAAAGGACATGGGGAGGCAGGAAAGGCCCAGACTCACACCCAATCCCTCTTCTTCCCCCAGCAGGACTGGATCCTGGCTCACAGACCAGCTCGCAGGAGTTCTTGGTTCCCAATGACGTGAGCACAGGATGGGGTGGTTTGAGGGTGGGTAGAGGGGCCCAGAAGGTTTGGGCCTCATCTAGGGTTGAAATCTACCCTCTCCCCAGCTGATTGGCTGCGTGATCGGGCGCCAGGGCAGCAAGATCAGTGAGATCCGGCAGATGTCAGGGGCACATATCAAGATTGGGAATCAAGCAGAGGGTGCTGGTGAGCGGCACGTGACCATCACTGGTTCCCCGGTCTCCATCGCCCTGGCCCAGTACCTCATCACTGCCTGGTGAGTGTGTGGTGGAGTATCACAGGTCATGGGGCTTATGTGCCTGAGAAAGGCACAGGTCGGGTGGGGAGAGCTGACCCCCCTTCTCCTGGGCCTGTCCTCTGCCTCCCCTAACCCTGCCACACTCGTTCCACATTGCCCCATCTTCCCCCTACATCTGTCCCTCacgtcctcctcctccatccctgtCTCTTTTCCTTGGGTCTTCGGCCTCCCTGTTTCTCCCCTACCCGATACTATATCTGCTTGTCCTGTCTTCCTGCCTCTATCCTTCCAGCCTCTCCCATCTTCTCCTCAAACACATGCATCCCAGGTCATTGTTCTCAATTCCTCTCTTATTTTCCATCTAATCTCACCGCTTATATTTGCCCTCATTGCCCCCTTTctcacccccaccttccccttcactTCCCCCTCTATCCCTCTTTCCAGTCTAGAAACGGCCAAGTCTACCTCTGGGGGGACACCCGGCTCAGCCCCCACAGACCTGCCTGCCCCCTTCTCGCCACCCCTGACGGCCCTGCCCACCGCTCCCCCAGGCCTGCTGGGCACGCCCTACGCCATCTCCCTCTCCAACTTCATCGGCCTCAAGCCTGTACCCTTCTTGGCTCTAccacctgcctccccagggccGCCGCCGGGCTTGGCGGCCTACACTGCCAAGATGGCAGCGGCCAATGGGAGCAAGAAAGCTGAGCGGCAGAAATTCTCCCCCTACTGAGGCCGGCTGAGGCAAAGGCACGGGGGCGGGCCGGACCGCCGGCAGGGGGCTGCCTCTGCTACCTGCCCAAGGAGACTCCACTCCGGGGGGGTCCCAAAAGCCGCTAATGCCCAGTCGCATGGATgcacccccccgccctgccccggtCTGTGGGAGTTCCTGCTCTCGGAGTGGGGGCGGTTTCTGGCCCAGGGTTCTGGGAGCTGCGGCAGCCCCAGGGTAGGGGGCTTGACCCCCTCTAGCTCTGTGCTTGGATGCAGGGAGCATCCTAAGTGTCCCcactttggggggggggtcactcATGCACTCCCCATCCCTCAGGGCTTCCCTGCCTACTGTCCCCCTGTGGGGATCAGGGAGGAGGCCTAGGGGTGGCTGGGGGCCAtgcttctctccccacctccctgcagaTTCCTGCTGCTTCCACTGATACCCTTTTGACTGGAATGGACTAGCtgggcttggcagagggcaaccCGAAGAGGGGGCACTGCCGGGCAGCTGGGGGAGTGGCATGGGGGCAGGGGCCGAGTTCTCAGCAGCAGACACTCTGTACAGTTTTTTCAATTCctgtttttgaataaatattctCAGAGACCAGGAAGCTGTGAAACACTGTGGATGTTGGCAAAACCTCCAGAAAATAGGTGTAGCCGAGGCCCCAGAGGACCCCCCGTTTGTGACTCCATCAGCCCCAGCTAGGCCTCGGCTCCTTCCACATGCCAGTTCTGGGGTTTTCGGGCCCTTCGGGGGTCATGCTGTCCAGCCTCCTGCCTCTGGCACCAAAGTGATCCAGTTGTTTTCTGGGCATTTTTAGAAGCTGATGGAGGAGTTCCAATAGTTTTGTCCAGCCTCTCCTTGGTGCAGATGTCAGGGAGGACTTTCTGAACGTCTCTCTGAACGTCTCTCCACTGGTTCTTCCTGCTGTGGCTGcaacccaggccctgccctgcttGGCCCATTCCCTTTGGCTGTGAGCCCTCAGGGGCTCTTCTCTGtgaccctgcccacctctgcTGCTTCCTTGGCCTGGGGACCATCCATGAGTGTCCAGATCACCCAAGCTGGAGGAGCCCTTGTAGATGGTCCACGGTACAGATGGGAGAACTGAGGCCTAGGGAAGTGTAGGTCTGCGTACAAGGCCATGCAGAGTTGGGCCCAGAATTCAGGATTCCTAGCTCCCAGAAACCTCTGGGCCTCACTAGGCTGCAAGACCCCTTTCTCCTATTCCAGAGCCAGAAGTGCAGGCAGGGAAGCTGCCACAAGCTGTGCTGGAGACTGGATGGGCCCTTCCGATACCACCCTGCTTTCTCCAGTCCCCGCTCAGCTTGGGAGACATCTCTCACGTGGCCTCTGGCGTGCTCAGGCTCTCCCTTCCTGCCAAATCCCGGGCTTGTTCTGGCGCCTCAGAAGGGCCTAGGGCAGGGCCCTCCGGAGGCCTCCGGAGGTGCTGCAGGAGGGCCCGCGGGTGCCAGGTCCGCGAAGTGCAGGCCCGCGGGGGCCGGAGCAGCGCTCGGCGGGCGAGGCGGCCCAGCGTCCGGCGCACAGGGCGCTGCAGCAGGCCGTACAGGAAGGGGTGAGCCGCGAAGGCCGAGTATGCTACCCAGGTGACGGCCGCCTCCGCCGCTGCGGCCTGGGAAGCGGGCGCCAGGCACGCACAGCCGTAAGGCAGCCAGCAGGCTGCGAACTGGCCCACTGCCAGAGCCGGGGCCA is a genomic window containing:
- the PCBP4 gene encoding poly(rC)-binding protein 4 isoform X2, with protein sequence MSGSDAGLEEEPELSITLTLRMLMHGKEVGSIIGKKGETVKRIREQSSARITISEGSCPERITTITGSTAAVFHAVSMIAFKLDEDLCAAPANGGSVSRPPVTLRLVIPASQCGSLIGKAGTKIKEIRETTGAQVQVAGDLLPNSTERAVTVSGVPDAIILCVRQICAVILESPPKGATIPYHPSLSLGTVLLSTNQGFSVQGQYGAVTPAEVTKLQQLSGHAVPFASPSMVPGLDPGSQTSSQEFLVPNDLIGCVIGRQGSKISEIRQMSGAHIKIGNQAEGAGERHVTITGSPVSIALAQYLITACLETAKSTSGGTPGSAPTDLPAPFSPPLTALPTAPPGLLGTPYAISLSNFIGLKPVPFLALPPASPGPPPGLAAYTAKMAAANGSKKAERQKFSPY
- the PCBP4 gene encoding poly(rC)-binding protein 4 isoform X5, which encodes MSGSDAGLEEEPELSITLTLRMLMHGKEVGSIIGKKGETVKRIREQSSARITISEGSCPERITTITGSTAAVFHAVSMIAFKLDEDLCAAPANGGSVSRPPVTLRLVIPASQCGSLIGKAGTKIKEIRETTGAQVQVAGDLLPNSTERAVTVSGVPDAIILCVRQICAVILESPPKGATIPYHPSLSLGTVLLSTNQGFSVQGQYGAVTPAEVTKLQQLSGHAVPFASPSMVPGLDPGSQTSSQEFLVPNDLIGCVIGRQGSKISEIRQMSGAHIKIGNQAEGAGERHVTITGSPVSIALAQYLITAWAAAGLGGLHCQDGSGQWEQES
- the PCBP4 gene encoding poly(rC)-binding protein 4 isoform X6; translation: MSGSDAGLEEEPELSITLTLRMLMHGKEVGSIIGKKGETVKRIREQSSARITISEGSCPERITTITGSTAAVFHAVSMIAFKLDEDLCAAPANGGSVSRPPVTLRLVIPASQCGSLIGKAGTKIKEIRETTGAQVQVAGDLLPNSTERAVTVSGVPDAIILCVRQICAVILESPPKGATIPYHPSLSLGTVLLSTNQGFSVQGQYGAVTPAEVTKLQQLSGHAVPFASPSMVPAGLDPGSQTSSQEFLVPNDLIGCVIGRQGSKISEIRQMSGAHIKIGNQAEGAGERHVTITGSPVSIALAQYLITA
- the PCBP4 gene encoding poly(rC)-binding protein 4 isoform X1; this translates as MSGSDAGLEEEPELSITLTLRMLMHGKEVGSIIGKKGETVKRIREQSSARITISEGSCPERITTITGSTAAVFHAVSMIAFKLDEDLCAAPANGGSVSRPPVTLRLVIPASQCGSLIGKAGTKIKEIRETTGAQVQVAGDLLPNSTERAVTVSGVPDAIILCVRQICAVILESPPKGATIPYHPSLSLGTVLLSTNQGFSVQGQYGAVTPAEVTKLQQLSGHAVPFASPSMVPAGLDPGSQTSSQEFLVPNDLIGCVIGRQGSKISEIRQMSGAHIKIGNQAEGAGERHVTITGSPVSIALAQYLITACLETAKSTSGGTPGSAPTDLPAPFSPPLTALPTAPPGLLGTPYAISLSNFIGLKPVPFLALPPASPGPPPGLAAYTAKMAAANGSKKAERQKFSPY
- the PCBP4 gene encoding poly(rC)-binding protein 4 isoform X3 codes for the protein MSGSDAGLEEEPELSITLTLRMLMHGKEVGSIIGKKGETVKRIREQSSARITISEGSCPERITTITGSTAAVFHAVSMIAFKLDETTGAQVQVAGDLLPNSTERAVTVSGVPDAIILCVRQICAVILESPPKGATIPYHPSLSLGTVLLSTNQGFSVQGQYGAVTPAEVTKLQQLSGHAVPFASPSMVPAGLDPGSQTSSQEFLVPNDLIGCVIGRQGSKISEIRQMSGAHIKIGNQAEGAGERHVTITGSPVSIALAQYLITACLETAKSTSGGTPGSAPTDLPAPFSPPLTALPTAPPGLLGTPYAISLSNFIGLKPVPFLALPPASPGPPPGLAAYTAKMAAANGSKKAERQKFSPY
- the PCBP4 gene encoding poly(rC)-binding protein 4 isoform X4 — its product is MSGSDAGLEEEPELSITLTLRMLMHGKEVGSIIGKKGETVKRIREQSSARITISEGSCPERITTITGSTAAVFHAVSMIAFKLDEDLCAAPANGGSVSRPPVTLRLVIPASQCGSLIGKAGTKIKEIRETTGAQVQVAGDLLPNSTERAVTVSGVPDAIILCVRQICAVILESPPKGATIPYHPSLSLGTVLLSTNQGFSVQGQYGAVTPAEVTKLQQLSGHAVPFASPSMVPAGLDPGSQTSSQEFLVPNDLIGCVIGRQGSKISEIRQMSGAHIKIGNQAEGAGERHVTITGSPVSIALAQYLITAWAAAGLGGLHCQDGSGQWEQES